A genomic window from Bacillota bacterium includes:
- a CDS encoding small basic family protein gives MWWIPILGLVFGILIGLKSPLYFPVAYAKYMSVAVLAALDSVFGGLRAGLEEQFDNTIFMSGFFSNTLLAAMLAYIGDHLGVELYMAAIVVFGVRVFQNLAIIRRHLLKK, from the coding sequence GTGTGGTGGATACCGATCCTGGGTTTGGTATTTGGTATTTTAATTGGTTTAAAGTCTCCGCTGTATTTTCCGGTTGCCTACGCGAAATACATGTCCGTGGCGGTGCTGGCCGCGCTGGATTCTGTGTTTGGGGGACTACGGGCCGGACTGGAAGAACAGTTTGACAACACGATTTTTATGAGCGGTTTTTTTAGTAATACCTTACTTGCGGCCATGTTGGCTTACATTGGAGACCACCTGGGGGTAGAACTGTATATGGCTGCAATTGTTGTTTTTGGTGTCAGGGTATTCCAAAATTTAGCGATAATTCGTCGTCATCTTTTAAAAAAATAG
- a CDS encoding UDP-N-acetylmuramate--L-alanine ligase, whose protein sequence is MSGIARVLLQAGYRVSGSDLASNDTTSKLAQLGATVYQGHTAAHISDGIDAVIVSSAVPSSNEEVLAARKKNIPIVHRGEMLASLMEARQGIAVAGAHGKTTTTAMVALALERNGLDPTIIVGGDLNELQGNAKLGQGEYLVAEADESDGSFLLLRPKIAVVTNIENDHLDHYRTVENIVQAFREFVGHVPADGLALLCADDPRVREIADNCPKHCLTYGVTSAADFIARDIVTQSLSTQAQIYYRGRRLGKLSLSIPGVHNVLNSLAAIAVGLELGLDFQNVADALHTFRGVHRRFEILGEVRGITVVDDYAHHPTEIKATLKAARQTEAKRVIVVFQPHRYTRTYYLQDEFGTAFSDAHVIIINEIYSAGEAPIAGVTAELLVRSIEKFEQRPVIYLPEKEMIIDYLEKNATAGDLILTMGAGNIWQVGVELVKRLRGDSPLS, encoded by the coding sequence ATGAGTGGAATCGCCAGGGTTCTGCTCCAGGCTGGTTATCGGGTGAGTGGTTCAGACCTCGCCAGTAATGATACGACCAGCAAGCTGGCTCAACTCGGTGCCACGGTTTACCAGGGACATACCGCTGCACATATTAGCGATGGGATCGATGCAGTGATTGTGTCATCCGCGGTACCGTCCAGCAATGAAGAAGTTCTGGCTGCCAGAAAGAAAAATATCCCCATTGTCCACCGCGGTGAAATGTTGGCCTCTCTAATGGAGGCTCGTCAAGGAATCGCTGTAGCCGGGGCCCACGGTAAAACCACAACCACGGCCATGGTCGCCCTGGCTCTTGAACGTAATGGGCTAGATCCCACGATCATTGTGGGTGGTGATTTAAACGAACTGCAGGGTAACGCCAAGTTAGGTCAGGGGGAGTATCTGGTGGCTGAAGCAGATGAAAGCGATGGCTCGTTTCTTCTCCTGCGGCCGAAAATAGCGGTGGTGACCAACATCGAGAATGACCATCTGGATCACTATCGGACAGTGGAAAACATAGTTCAGGCTTTTCGTGAATTTGTCGGACATGTGCCAGCAGACGGCCTGGCGCTGCTGTGTGCTGATGACCCTCGAGTAAGAGAAATCGCCGATAACTGCCCCAAACACTGCCTGACCTATGGTGTTACCAGCGCCGCTGATTTTATTGCGCGAGACATTGTTACCCAGAGTTTGTCGACTCAGGCCCAAATTTATTACCGCGGTCGCCGACTGGGCAAGCTCAGCCTGAGCATACCCGGGGTCCATAATGTGTTAAACTCCCTGGCCGCGATAGCAGTAGGCCTTGAACTCGGCCTAGATTTTCAGAACGTCGCTGATGCCTTGCACACCTTTCGGGGGGTTCACCGCCGTTTCGAAATTCTGGGTGAAGTTCGGGGGATCACCGTGGTTGACGATTACGCTCACCACCCAACAGAGATCAAGGCCACATTAAAAGCAGCTCGACAGACTGAAGCCAAACGAGTAATTGTCGTATTTCAACCACACCGGTACACCCGAACTTATTATCTGCAAGACGAGTTTGGTACGGCATTTAGCGATGCCCACGTGATCATCATCAATGAAATATACTCGGCCGGTGAAGCGCCAATTGCGGGGGTAACGGCTGAACTCCTGGTGCGGTCGATTGAAAAGTTCGAACAAAGGCCGGTGATTTACCTTCCAGAGAAAGAGATGATTATAGATTACCTGGAAAAGAACGCGACTGCTGGTGATCTGATCTTGACCATGGGCGCGGGTAATATTTGGCAAGTAGGGGTAGAATTGGTGAAACGATTGCGAGGTGACAGCCCATTAAGTTAA
- a CDS encoding FtsQ-type POTRA domain-containing protein: MQAKLNSRSTAEYSVSYRLLHGFIFLLLSLLALYFFLHSPFFAIKKIEVAGSQAIHQEEVVQLASIALGTNIFRVNIEEINRRLALHPMIEQAVVTRHIPSTLMVKIVERKPLGLLPVTGGFIVIDGQGIYLTKIGSIVELNLPIITGVQLPANLFPGRVIAAPQLSAVLPLLQQLDALLGQAISEVNVATPEKMRLYTLDGVEVRVGTVEQTLAHLDLLKEVLTKKRPDGQKIEYIDMSFAGNPVVKYRQ, encoded by the coding sequence GTGCAGGCGAAGCTCAATTCTCGCTCAACAGCCGAGTATTCGGTTTCCTATAGATTACTTCACGGTTTTATTTTTTTGCTTCTATCATTGCTGGCACTCTACTTTTTTCTCCATTCTCCATTCTTTGCCATTAAAAAAATTGAAGTTGCGGGCAGTCAGGCGATTCACCAGGAAGAGGTCGTCCAGCTTGCCAGCATTGCTCTAGGTACCAATATTTTTCGGGTAAACATCGAGGAGATTAACCGGCGATTGGCTTTACACCCCATGATCGAGCAGGCAGTGGTGACCCGGCACATTCCTTCAACGCTGATGGTGAAGATCGTGGAACGTAAGCCACTTGGACTGCTGCCAGTAACTGGCGGATTTATTGTCATCGATGGCCAGGGTATTTATTTAACCAAGATCGGGAGTATCGTTGAGCTGAACCTACCAATTATTACGGGAGTCCAATTGCCAGCAAACCTGTTTCCAGGCCGTGTGATCGCTGCTCCTCAATTGTCAGCCGTTCTGCCACTCCTCCAGCAACTGGATGCCTTACTGGGCCAAGCCATTTCTGAGGTTAATGTAGCCACCCCGGAAAAAATGAGACTATACACTTTAGATGGTGTTGAAGTACGGGTTGGCACTGTAGAGCAGACCCTGGCTCATTTGGACCTGTTGAAAGAAGTGCTGACCAAGAAACGTCCCGATGGTCAAAAGATTGAGTATATTGATATGAGTTTTGCTGGTAACCCAGTAGTAAAGTATCGACAGTGA
- the spoVE gene encoding stage V sporulation protein E yields MRLPRKSPDFIIFLVTILLLSIGVIMVFSASAVKAGINYNDEYYFLKRQLLWSVIGILAMISMMNIDYYRLKRFAGSILLIGLFCLVLVLVPGVGKGAKGAIRWVGIGPLTFQPSEVMKLCLVFFMAKSLSNYQDRIQSFVGGVLPHLAIVGVVAGLVMLQPDLGTAVTICGTTFLLLFAAGARTSHLVFLALMGIALVAVASVTASYRMERWIAFLDPWKYALDEGFQTIQSLYAIGSGGLLGMGLGRSRQKLFYLPEQHTDFIFAILGEELGFIGAVLVVALFFLFAWRGLRVAITCPDSFGSLLATGITCMISLQAIINIGVVSGSLPVTGITLPFLSYGGSSLLFTMIGVGILLNISRYTTAK; encoded by the coding sequence ATGCGTTTGCCGAGAAAGTCACCTGACTTTATCATTTTTCTGGTGACGATTCTTCTCCTGTCAATTGGCGTGATCATGGTTTTTAGCGCCAGTGCGGTTAAGGCTGGGATTAATTATAATGATGAATATTATTTCTTGAAAAGACAACTACTCTGGAGCGTTATCGGTATCCTGGCGATGATTTCGATGATGAATATTGATTATTACCGTTTAAAGCGGTTTGCCGGCTCCATTTTGCTGATTGGACTTTTTTGCCTGGTGCTGGTTCTGGTCCCCGGTGTGGGTAAAGGGGCTAAAGGAGCGATCCGCTGGGTGGGAATTGGCCCACTGACTTTTCAACCCTCTGAAGTCATGAAGCTGTGCCTGGTTTTCTTTATGGCCAAAAGTCTAAGTAATTATCAAGACCGGATTCAGTCTTTTGTTGGTGGGGTTCTCCCGCACTTGGCTATTGTGGGGGTAGTGGCCGGCCTGGTCATGCTCCAACCCGACCTGGGAACGGCCGTGACTATTTGTGGCACAACCTTTTTGTTGTTGTTTGCCGCCGGGGCGCGTACCAGTCATTTAGTTTTTTTGGCTCTGATGGGCATAGCTCTGGTTGCGGTGGCGAGCGTAACGGCTTCATACCGCATGGAACGCTGGATCGCTTTCCTTGATCCCTGGAAATATGCCCTGGATGAAGGGTTTCAGACCATTCAGTCGCTATACGCAATCGGGTCCGGGGGATTGTTGGGGATGGGCCTTGGCCGGAGCCGGCAGAAGTTATTCTATTTACCTGAGCAGCACACCGACTTCATCTTTGCGATCCTGGGTGAAGAACTGGGCTTCATCGGCGCCGTCCTGGTGGTGGCTCTGTTTTTCCTCTTCGCGTGGCGGGGGTTAAGAGTGGCGATAACCTGTCCAGATTCCTTTGGCAGTTTGCTGGCTACTGGCATCACCTGCATGATTTCCTTACAGGCGATTATTAATATTGGTGTGGTGTCAGGTAGCCTGCCGGTTACTGGCATCACTCTGCCGTTTCTGAGCTACGGAGGCTCGTCATTGTTGTTTACGATGATCGGGGTGGGGATACTCTTAAATATTTCGCGGTACACTACGGCAAAGTAA
- the murA gene encoding UDP-N-acetylglucosamine 1-carboxyvinyltransferase: MDRLVIKGKAKLEGKIPVSGAKNAALPIMAATILTESECILHGIPDLTDIFVMAEVLQLLGVKVHRVGDSLMINAQGMRNNEVSEKLMRKMRASNLVMGALLGRSGRFRVSYPGGCAIGSRPMDLHLKGFRELGVKIDEKFGYIEGEAPKLRGAEIHLDFPSVGATENLMMAACLAEGTTMIRNAAKEPEIVDLQNFLNTLGARIIGAGLDVIRIDGVRKLGGGEHRIIPDRIEAGTHMVAAAITQGDVVVTNVVTEHVEPVVAKLREAGVTITEEAGGIRVKGRRPRAVDVKTLPFPGFPTDMQPQMMALMTIAEGTGLFTETIFENRFKHVNELRRMGANIKVEGHVAVVKGINHLCGALVEATDLRAGAALVIAGLAAENTTIVEGVEHIDRGYERLEEKYRAVGADITRVSVS; the protein is encoded by the coding sequence GTGGACCGATTGGTGATCAAAGGGAAAGCTAAACTGGAGGGAAAGATTCCTGTCAGTGGGGCAAAAAATGCTGCTCTACCCATTATGGCAGCCACAATATTAACGGAATCAGAGTGTATTCTCCACGGAATTCCTGATTTGACGGATATTTTTGTCATGGCGGAAGTTTTGCAGTTACTAGGGGTCAAGGTGCATCGGGTTGGCGACTCGCTGATGATCAACGCACAGGGCATGAGAAACAATGAGGTTTCCGAAAAACTGATGCGCAAAATGCGAGCCTCTAACCTGGTGATGGGAGCTTTGCTCGGACGAAGCGGTAGATTTCGTGTATCCTACCCCGGTGGTTGTGCCATCGGTTCCCGGCCGATGGATTTACACCTTAAAGGTTTTCGTGAACTTGGAGTGAAGATTGACGAGAAATTTGGTTACATCGAAGGGGAGGCCCCAAAGCTGAGGGGGGCCGAGATTCACCTGGATTTTCCCAGTGTTGGGGCGACTGAAAATCTGATGATGGCTGCATGTCTGGCAGAAGGGACTACCATGATCCGCAATGCCGCCAAAGAGCCGGAGATTGTTGATCTACAAAACTTTTTGAATACATTGGGGGCCAGAATCATAGGGGCTGGTCTGGATGTGATCAGGATTGACGGAGTAAGAAAACTCGGGGGTGGTGAACACCGAATTATTCCTGACCGGATTGAAGCCGGCACGCATATGGTCGCGGCGGCGATTACTCAGGGTGATGTGGTGGTGACCAACGTAGTCACTGAGCACGTCGAACCGGTCGTGGCGAAACTGCGGGAAGCGGGGGTGACCATTACTGAAGAGGCTGGAGGAATCAGGGTCAAAGGAAGGAGGCCGCGGGCCGTAGACGTGAAAACCTTGCCATTTCCTGGTTTTCCGACTGACATGCAACCCCAGATGATGGCCTTGATGACCATTGCCGAAGGGACGGGGCTATTTACGGAGACAATTTTTGAGAACCGGTTCAAACACGTCAATGAACTGCGGCGTATGGGGGCAAATATCAAGGTTGAAGGACATGTAGCCGTTGTCAAGGGAATCAATCACCTCTGTGGAGCCCTGGTCGAAGCGACTGACCTGCGGGCGGGCGCAGCTTTAGTCATAGCGGGCCTGGCTGCTGAAAACACCACGATCGTGGAGGGTGTTGAACACATTGACCGGGGTTATGAACGGCTAGAGGAAAAGTATCGGGCGGTGGGAGCAGATATTACCCGCGTCTCAGTTTCTTAG
- a CDS encoding UDP-N-acetylmuramoyl-tripeptide--D-alanyl-D-alanine ligase, protein MLVSTLCQAVAGELLQGEPEARFCGVGTDSRQIQPGELFIALRGERFNGHAFVASALAAGAAGAVVSEQVEVAAEDRGKPLVRVADTRQALQQLAQYYRQLFNIPVIGVTGSTGKTTTKDMIAAVLSERWLTLKTAGNFNNEIGLPLTLLKLTSRHQAAVIEMAMRGRGEIAALCQIAQPTLGVITNIGHTHLELLGSQANIARAKAELLEALPPDGVAILNGDDFQVREISRYAPGRVFFYGLEQPAEIMARNIQLLGKDGSRFTVQIAGMTADVHLPIPGVHNVLNALAAVGVGYNLGLTLEEIASGLRKVRLSAMRLQIESGREGLTVINDAYNANPQSMKAALHTLVELADGRRTIAVLGSMFELGAYAGPGHREVGRLAAELGIDYLLTVGELAEQIAAAALEAGLPAERVEAVAKNEDAIVQLQRVLDPQDVVLVKGSRGMKMEEIVRALLA, encoded by the coding sequence ATGTTGGTGTCAACACTTTGCCAGGCTGTGGCTGGTGAACTTCTGCAAGGAGAGCCGGAGGCAAGATTTTGCGGCGTCGGCACCGATAGCCGGCAAATCCAGCCGGGAGAGTTGTTTATTGCCCTGCGAGGTGAACGTTTTAATGGGCACGCTTTTGTTGCATCGGCCCTGGCCGCCGGTGCCGCGGGTGCAGTTGTTTCTGAACAGGTGGAAGTAGCGGCGGAAGACCGGGGGAAACCGTTGGTCCGCGTGGCGGATACGCGTCAGGCCCTACAACAGTTGGCGCAATACTACCGTCAGCTGTTTAATATCCCAGTGATTGGTGTGACCGGCAGTACTGGCAAAACCACCACGAAAGATATGATCGCGGCGGTTTTATCAGAACGCTGGTTAACCTTAAAAACCGCTGGCAATTTTAATAATGAAATCGGCTTACCGCTTACTCTGCTGAAGTTAACGTCCAGGCACCAGGCAGCGGTAATTGAAATGGCCATGCGGGGACGGGGAGAGATCGCTGCTTTGTGTCAGATCGCTCAGCCGACGCTGGGGGTGATCACTAATATCGGCCATACGCATCTGGAATTGCTCGGCTCTCAGGCCAACATCGCCAGGGCCAAGGCTGAACTCCTCGAGGCTTTGCCTCCTGATGGAGTGGCGATCCTTAACGGAGACGATTTCCAGGTTCGCGAAATCAGCCGTTATGCTCCAGGACGCGTCTTTTTCTATGGTCTCGAACAACCAGCGGAGATTATGGCGCGCAACATCCAACTGCTGGGTAAAGACGGAAGCCGGTTCACCGTCCAGATCGCGGGAATGACGGCTGACGTTCATTTACCCATTCCGGGGGTACATAACGTACTCAATGCTCTGGCGGCGGTGGGAGTGGGATATAATCTCGGTTTAACCTTAGAGGAAATAGCCAGCGGGCTTCGTAAGGTGCGGCTTTCTGCTATGCGACTGCAGATCGAGAGCGGGCGAGAAGGCTTGACCGTGATCAATGATGCGTATAACGCTAACCCCCAGTCAATGAAAGCAGCCTTGCACACCCTGGTCGAACTGGCGGACGGCCGCCGAACCATAGCGGTGCTGGGGAGTATGTTTGAGCTGGGGGCATACGCGGGGCCAGGCCACCGGGAAGTGGGTCGGCTGGCGGCGGAACTGGGAATTGATTACCTGCTTACAGTGGGAGAACTGGCTGAGCAGATCGCGGCTGCCGCGCTCGAAGCCGGCCTTCCGGCTGAGCGGGTTGAGGCGGTAGCGAAAAACGAGGACGCCATTGTCCAGTTGCAACGAGTTTTAGACCCTCAGGATGTTGTTCTGGTTAAGGGCTCGCGGGGGATGAAGATGGAAGAGATTGTTCGCGCTCTTCTGGCTTAG
- a CDS encoding phospho-N-acetylmuramoyl-pentapeptide-transferase, which produces MIENVLFKSLCSFFVAWVICLIIGPFLIPILRHLKFGQRIRDDGPQAHLQKAGTPTMGGLMFLAAITTAAIFFSERNMTVWILLTTTLGYGLIGFLDDFIKVVKKRPLGLRAREKLAGQIGLGLLVGLLAVTELGRGTVIGVPLTSMTWDMGWLYIPFAAFVVVSAANAVNLTDGLDGLAAGTVMFASLAYVLIGVMTGLPETAVYAGAMAGGCLGFLKFNRHPAQIFMGDTGSLALGGALAALAIITRTELVLVVIGGIFVIETLSVILQVISFRLTGRRIFLMSPLHHHFELAGWSEKRVVYTFWALAAVLAILGILSLHNFPYEG; this is translated from the coding sequence ATGATCGAAAACGTCTTGTTCAAAAGCCTGTGTTCCTTTTTCGTGGCCTGGGTAATTTGTCTAATTATCGGGCCTTTCCTTATCCCAATCTTGCGCCATCTGAAGTTTGGGCAACGTATTCGCGACGATGGTCCACAGGCGCACTTGCAAAAAGCGGGTACGCCGACGATGGGTGGGTTAATGTTTCTGGCAGCGATCACCACCGCAGCCATCTTCTTTAGTGAGCGCAACATGACTGTGTGGATCTTATTGACAACAACTCTGGGTTACGGGTTGATTGGTTTTTTGGATGACTTTATTAAAGTGGTGAAAAAGCGGCCTCTGGGACTGAGAGCCAGGGAAAAGCTGGCTGGACAAATTGGCCTCGGTTTGCTGGTAGGTTTGTTGGCCGTAACCGAGCTTGGTCGGGGCACGGTGATTGGGGTTCCGTTAACTAGTATGACCTGGGATATGGGGTGGCTGTATATCCCGTTTGCGGCTTTTGTTGTTGTTAGTGCAGCGAATGCGGTCAACCTAACTGATGGTCTGGACGGACTGGCGGCGGGGACGGTGATGTTTGCTTCCCTGGCCTATGTCCTGATTGGCGTCATGACGGGTCTCCCGGAGACGGCCGTTTATGCGGGAGCTATGGCCGGTGGGTGTCTGGGTTTCTTAAAATTCAATCGGCACCCGGCACAAATTTTTATGGGTGATACTGGCTCTCTGGCCCTTGGGGGGGCCCTGGCTGCTCTAGCAATTATAACCCGGACCGAACTGGTGCTGGTCGTGATCGGGGGTATATTTGTTATTGAAACCCTGTCAGTCATTTTGCAGGTGATCTCTTTCCGTTTAACCGGACGACGGATCTTCCTGATGAGCCCGTTGCATCACCACTTTGAGTTGGCGGGTTGGTCTGAAAAACGGGTAGTGTACACTTTTTGGGCGCTGGCGGCTGTCCTGGCTATTTTAGGGATCTTGAGTTTGCATAACTTTCCATATGAAGGGTAG
- a CDS encoding DUF881 domain-containing protein, with protein MKSKSGLLMITLVSVILGLMLAVQFKVTQSNSIGPSERVQDLATRLKQAEVERDRLKSEVEDLRKKITNTSTNEALASEMEKARQAAGLVALKGPGITVTLNDSPKTVHLGEDPNLYLIHDEDLLKVVNELKAAGAEAIAVNDQRIIAMSEIRCAGPNILVNVKKIAPPFVITAIGNPDLLESSLRMKGGIIETLQVWNIQVKIEKSQNLKVPAYNGPIKFEYAIPVKEGE; from the coding sequence ATGAAATCCAAAAGCGGCTTGCTGATGATTACCTTGGTCAGTGTGATTCTGGGACTAATGCTGGCCGTACAGTTTAAGGTAACGCAAAGCAATAGCATTGGACCTTCTGAACGGGTTCAGGACCTGGCGACGCGGTTGAAACAGGCCGAGGTAGAAAGAGACCGTTTAAAGTCGGAAGTTGAGGATCTACGCAAAAAAATAACTAACACCTCAACCAACGAGGCGTTGGCAAGCGAGATGGAAAAAGCGCGGCAAGCAGCAGGTTTGGTGGCTTTAAAGGGCCCGGGGATAACAGTTACTTTAAATGACAGTCCCAAGACTGTCCACCTCGGTGAAGACCCGAATCTGTACTTGATTCACGATGAGGATCTGCTGAAAGTCGTTAATGAATTGAAAGCGGCTGGTGCCGAGGCGATCGCAGTCAACGACCAGCGGATTATTGCCATGAGCGAAATTCGGTGTGCCGGCCCGAATATTCTTGTGAACGTCAAGAAAATTGCTCCCCCATTTGTGATCACGGCGATAGGTAATCCTGATTTGCTGGAGAGTTCTCTCCGGATGAAGGGCGGAATCATCGAAACTTTGCAGGTCTGGAATATTCAGGTGAAGATTGAGAAATCCCAGAACCTCAAGGTGCCCGCCTATAACGGCCCCATCAAGTTTGAATACGCTATTCCAGTTAAAGAGGGTGAGTAG
- a CDS encoding UDP-N-acetylmuramoyl-L-alanine--D-glutamate ligase: MEVQNKKILVIGLGRSGLAAAKVLHHRGAMVTACDVKTEEQLGAVVSELKQSGITVWAGGYPPVSPASTDLIVISPGVPLTIPPVQQALADNIPILSELELAYRFSPASFVAITGTNGKTTTTALIGQILQEAGFPVLVGGNIGLPLIEEVTKLTPAHVVVAEVSSFQLERSEEFRPKVAVILNITPDHLDRHGTMDEYTRAKAKIFARQQPGDFTVLNYDDKIVRGLADQVPGQVIFFSRKQELNEGVFVRSGQVVVRMDEIETVICPTLEIGIKGAHNLENALAAVGATWVLGVTPESLAHSLRKFPGVPHRLEFVAEINGVKYINDSKGTNPDAAMKALDVYSEPIVLIAGGKNKGSDFTEFAQMIRHKVKDLVLVGQASGAIRQAVEKTGFTNIHQATTFPEAVIMASKLAEPGDVVLLSPACASWDMFNNFEERGDLFKQVVRSLRG, encoded by the coding sequence GTGGAAGTACAGAACAAAAAAATCCTGGTTATTGGACTTGGACGAAGCGGACTGGCGGCGGCGAAGGTTCTTCACCACCGGGGGGCCATGGTGACGGCCTGTGATGTTAAGACAGAAGAGCAATTGGGGGCGGTGGTTTCAGAACTCAAGCAGTCGGGAATTACTGTGTGGGCTGGGGGTTACCCTCCTGTCAGCCCAGCCAGTACCGATTTGATCGTTATTAGCCCCGGAGTACCGTTGACGATTCCTCCCGTGCAGCAAGCGCTGGCCGATAATATCCCTATTTTGAGTGAGTTAGAACTGGCCTACCGGTTTTCTCCTGCTTCCTTTGTGGCGATAACTGGGACCAACGGTAAGACTACAACTACGGCTCTGATCGGGCAAATTCTTCAGGAGGCTGGCTTCCCGGTTTTAGTGGGAGGCAATATTGGCCTTCCCCTAATCGAAGAAGTCACGAAACTGACCCCAGCGCACGTGGTGGTGGCTGAGGTGAGCAGTTTTCAATTAGAACGTAGCGAGGAATTTCGACCGAAAGTGGCCGTGATCCTGAATATAACGCCGGACCATCTTGACCGACATGGCACCATGGACGAGTACACCCGGGCAAAGGCGAAAATATTCGCGCGTCAGCAGCCAGGTGATTTTACCGTGCTCAATTATGATGACAAAATCGTCCGCGGTTTGGCTGACCAGGTACCTGGACAGGTGATTTTCTTCAGCCGGAAACAAGAATTAAACGAAGGTGTTTTTGTCCGAAGCGGTCAGGTAGTTGTCAGGATGGACGAGATAGAAACAGTCATCTGTCCTACGCTGGAGATCGGGATCAAGGGGGCCCATAACCTGGAGAATGCCCTGGCGGCGGTAGGTGCAACTTGGGTCCTGGGAGTGACGCCGGAGAGCCTTGCCCACTCACTCCGCAAGTTCCCGGGTGTGCCGCACCGGCTAGAATTTGTCGCGGAGATTAATGGTGTGAAATACATCAATGATTCCAAAGGGACTAATCCCGATGCGGCCATGAAGGCACTGGACGTTTATAGCGAACCGATTGTGCTGATCGCCGGCGGAAAGAACAAAGGCAGTGATTTTACTGAATTTGCTCAGATGATCCGACATAAGGTTAAGGACCTGGTGCTGGTTGGCCAGGCTTCAGGGGCTATCCGCCAGGCGGTAGAAAAAACAGGTTTTACCAATATACATCAGGCGACTACTTTCCCTGAAGCAGTGATCATGGCCTCAAAACTGGCTGAGCCTGGGGACGTGGTTTTACTATCTCCAGCCTGCGCCAGTTGGGATATGTTTAACAATTTTGAGGAGCGAGGCGATTTGTTCAAGCAGGTAGTGCGGTCCTTGAGGGGGTAG
- the murG gene encoding undecaprenyldiphospho-muramoylpentapeptide beta-N-acetylglucosaminyltransferase, whose protein sequence is MRVVLTGGGTGGHIYPALAIARGLKESQPKVKILFVGTQQGMEATIVPKEGYRFRTVTAEGLERRVSWRIIKTGVKLIKGFIEAYRVLRDFQPTVVVGTGGYVCGPVVMVASLMGLPTVIHEQNALPGITNRFLAGRVDRVLTTFPDSVRHFPKSARVFVTGLPIRSEILRVTREVGARCLKIDPAKFTLLVVGGSRGAQSINRAMGQVLLAWQNRHDRQIVFVTGQAGYDDTMANLQEMGIDLAKCGNIMVTPYVYDMENALAVADLVVCRAGAATLAEITAKGIPAVLIPYPFAAENHQEFNARSLVERGAAELILDRELSGERLLGVLDRLFSDRKRLARMAAASKSCGQPDALDEIINHIKEVSRKS, encoded by the coding sequence GTGCGGGTGGTCTTAACTGGAGGCGGGACGGGCGGACATATTTACCCAGCCCTGGCGATCGCCCGGGGTCTGAAGGAAAGCCAACCAAAGGTGAAGATTCTTTTTGTTGGGACCCAACAGGGGATGGAGGCTACAATTGTTCCCAAGGAGGGGTACCGTTTCCGCACCGTCACCGCGGAAGGGCTGGAGCGCCGTGTGTCTTGGCGAATAATTAAGACCGGCGTTAAGTTAATTAAAGGTTTTATTGAGGCTTATCGAGTTTTGCGTGATTTTCAGCCGACAGTGGTCGTCGGCACCGGTGGATATGTGTGCGGCCCGGTGGTCATGGTAGCCAGCCTGATGGGGTTACCAACGGTAATCCATGAGCAAAACGCGTTACCAGGCATTACTAACCGCTTTCTGGCGGGACGAGTTGATCGGGTTCTGACTACTTTTCCTGATTCGGTTCGCCATTTTCCTAAATCAGCCAGAGTATTTGTGACCGGGCTTCCGATTCGGTCGGAAATCCTGCGGGTTACTCGGGAGGTGGGGGCGCGCTGCCTGAAAATTGATCCCGCTAAGTTTACCCTGCTGGTGGTGGGAGGCAGCCGGGGGGCGCAGAGCATCAACCGGGCCATGGGTCAGGTCTTACTAGCCTGGCAGAATCGGCATGACCGGCAGATCGTTTTTGTTACCGGGCAGGCTGGTTATGACGATACAATGGCCAATCTCCAGGAAATGGGTATAGATTTGGCGAAATGTGGGAATATTATGGTTACCCCTTATGTATATGATATGGAGAACGCTCTGGCGGTGGCCGATCTGGTGGTATGCCGGGCAGGCGCGGCTACACTGGCGGAGATTACCGCTAAAGGGATTCCCGCTGTCTTGATCCCTTATCCTTTTGCCGCGGAAAACCACCAGGAGTTTAACGCCCGCTCTCTGGTTGAGCGCGGGGCGGCGGAATTGATCCTTGACCGGGAATTGTCGGGAGAACGGCTGCTTGGTGTTCTTGATCGGCTGTTCAGCGATCGGAAAAGGCTGGCACGCATGGCGGCTGCTTCGAAAAGCTGTGGACAACCAGACGCCCTGGATGAGATTATTAACCACATTAAGGAAGTAAGTCGAAAAAGCTAA